A single genomic interval of Isorropodon fossajaponicum endosymbiont JTNG4 harbors:
- a CDS encoding encapsulin-associated ferritin-like protein, which translates to MANKGYHEAEENLTQETKDMHKAIVSLMEELEAIDWYHQRIDACQDSELSAILAHNRDEEKEHAAMVLEWIRRKDKVFDKELKDYLFTDKPFTH; encoded by the coding sequence ATGGCAAATAAAGGCTACCACGAAGCAGAAGAAAATTTAACACAAGAAACCAAGGACATGCACAAGGCGATTGTGTCTTTGATGGAGGAATTAGAGGCAATTGATTGGTATCATCAGCGCATTGATGCGTGTCAAGACAGCGAATTATCAGCGATTTTGGCACATAATCGTGATGAAGAAAAAGAACACGCGGCAATGGTGTTAGAGTGGATTAGACGCAAGGATAAGGTTTTTGACAAAGAGCTCAAAGACTATCTTTTTACTGACAAACCGTTTACACACTAA
- the trxB gene encoding thioredoxin-disulfide reductase — protein sequence MSENKHCKVLIVGSGPAGYSAAVYAARANLSPVIVSGMEQGGQLMSTTDVDNWPGDDTGVQGPDLMARMRKHAERFDTQVLNDTITSVDFAKRPFVLKGEATTYIADAVIIATGASARYLGLESEEKFKGKGVSACATCDGFFYRGQKVAVIGGGNTAVEEALFLSNIADHVTIIHRKDKFSSEKILSDQLIEKAKTGNITIEYNHNLDEVLGDAMGVTGLRLKDNDGKIKDIDVHGVFIAIGHTPNTAIFEGHLEMSHGYIKVQSGTQGNATQTSVEGVFAAGDVSDHIYRQAITSAGSGCMSALDAERFLGE from the coding sequence ATGAGCGAAAATAAACATTGTAAAGTATTGATTGTTGGTTCAGGTCCTGCAGGCTATTCTGCTGCGGTCTATGCGGCTAGAGCCAATCTTAGCCCCGTTATTGTCAGTGGCATGGAGCAAGGTGGTCAGTTGATGAGTACCACAGATGTGGACAATTGGCCTGGAGATGATACCGGTGTTCAGGGTCCAGATTTAATGGCGCGCATGAGAAAACATGCCGAACGTTTTGATACGCAAGTCCTTAACGATACCATTACATCAGTTGATTTTGCCAAACGTCCTTTTGTTTTAAAAGGTGAGGCAACCACTTACATAGCAGATGCAGTGATTATTGCAACGGGCGCAAGTGCGCGTTATTTAGGTTTAGAGTCAGAAGAGAAATTTAAAGGTAAGGGCGTCTCTGCTTGTGCAACATGCGATGGATTTTTCTACCGCGGGCAAAAGGTAGCAGTGATTGGCGGTGGTAATACAGCAGTTGAAGAGGCATTGTTTTTGTCAAATATTGCCGATCACGTTACCATTATTCATCGCAAGGATAAATTTTCTTCTGAAAAGATTTTATCTGACCAGTTAATTGAAAAGGCAAAAACAGGCAATATTACCATTGAATATAATCACAATCTTGACGAGGTGTTGGGTGATGCCATGGGTGTAACAGGGCTTCGTTTAAAAGATAATGATGGCAAGATAAAAGACATTGATGTGCATGGCGTGTTTATTGCCATTGGTCATACGCCTAATACAGCTATTTTTGAAGGGCATTTAGAAATGTCTCATGGTTATATTAAAGTACAAAGTGGCACACAAGGCAATGCAACGCAAACCAGTGTAGAGGGTGTATTTGCAGCAGGTGATGTGTCAGACCATATTTATCGTCAGGCGATTACCTCAGCTGGGTCGGGTTGTATGTCAGCACTAGATGCTGAGCGATTTTTAGGCGAATAA
- the gorA gene encoding glutathione-disulfide reductase: MIKHYDMIAIGAGSGGLSAVERASEYGKKCLVIEVKTIGGTCVNVGCVPKKVMWFAANTATQINNAQGFGFDIEVKNFSWKKLKQGRDNYIKGITNWYDGYLEKLGIDYIHGFGKLVDKNMVSVNGKTYTANHIVLSPGGEPSIPNIEGAQYGITSDGFFKLETLPKKVAVIGGGYIGVELAGVLNALGSKVEIFGRADTLLRGFDTMIQEALDKDYTAHGITLHHGTAIDKVSADKTIFTNHGEFSGFDQIIWAVGRDPMTQHLGLENAGVECDQRGFIPTDKFQVTNVDNIFALGDATGRTPLTPVAIAAGRRLSDRLYNNMTDRHLDYSNISTVVFSHPPIGTIGLTEIEANKKFDKVKIYTSSFTPMADALLNHKTTTALKLVCAGDDEKVVGCHIMGHGADEILQGFAVAIKMGATKKQFDDTIAIHPSSAEELVTLR, from the coding sequence ATGATAAAACATTATGATATGATTGCAATTGGTGCAGGCTCTGGTGGACTTTCAGCCGTTGAACGCGCCAGTGAATACGGCAAAAAATGCTTAGTCATTGAGGTAAAAACCATTGGTGGCACTTGTGTGAATGTGGGTTGCGTACCTAAAAAAGTGATGTGGTTTGCCGCCAATACTGCCACACAGATTAACAATGCACAAGGCTTTGGTTTTGATATTGAGGTTAAAAACTTCTCATGGAAAAAACTCAAACAAGGTCGCGATAACTATATCAAAGGTATTACCAACTGGTATGACGGCTATTTAGAGAAATTAGGTATTGATTATATTCATGGCTTTGGCAAATTAGTCGATAAAAATATGGTATCTGTGAATGGTAAAACTTACACAGCAAACCATATTGTATTATCACCCGGTGGCGAGCCATCTATTCCGAATATTGAAGGTGCACAGTATGGTATCACCTCAGATGGTTTTTTTAAATTAGAAACATTACCCAAAAAAGTAGCGGTTATTGGCGGCGGTTATATTGGCGTGGAACTTGCAGGTGTTTTGAATGCACTGGGCAGTAAAGTTGAGATTTTCGGCAGAGCTGATACCTTATTGCGTGGTTTTGATACCATGATTCAAGAAGCCTTGGATAAAGACTATACCGCTCACGGTATTACCCTTCATCATGGCACTGCGATTGATAAAGTTTCAGCCGATAAAACGATATTTACTAATCATGGTGAGTTTAGTGGTTTTGACCAAATCATTTGGGCGGTTGGTAGGGACCCAATGACGCAACATCTTGGTTTGGAAAATGCAGGTGTTGAATGCGACCAACGCGGATTTATTCCAACAGATAAGTTTCAAGTGACCAATGTAGATAATATTTTTGCACTCGGCGATGCCACAGGCAGAACACCGCTCACACCTGTAGCGATTGCAGCGGGTAGAAGATTATCTGATAGGCTATATAACAATATGACCGATAGGCATTTAGATTACAGTAATATTTCCACTGTGGTTTTCTCACACCCACCGATTGGCACTATTGGACTCACGGAGATTGAGGCCAATAAAAAATTTGATAAAGTCAAAATTTACACTTCAAGTTTTACCCCAATGGCAGATGCTTTACTTAACCACAAAACCACCACAGCACTTAAATTAGTATGTGCAGGTGATGATGAAAAAGTCGTCGGCTGTCATATCATGGGACACGGTGCTGATGAAATATTGCAAGGATTTGCAGTAGCCATCAAAATGGGGGCGACTAAGAAGCAGTTTGACGACACAATCGCTATACACCCCAGTAGTGCTGAGGAGCTAGTAACTCTACGCTAA